In a genomic window of Trichoderma atroviride chromosome 4, complete sequence:
- a CDS encoding uncharacterized protein (EggNog:ENOG41), with protein sequence MPSHGNCQIQLPLRSQGATGLASKECATLASEGPFVNRPRVTEIKGWREYESLGAFQWERHRATIKELYLDEGKRLKDVADIMRQDYAFNATIKMYKIRLNKWGYFKNNRKLDTKSVSRTSNGRQARSNLINTVDLATTLQPITLRDPDVYNISGHIFSSISTYMWGSCEDQRYTATDLACATFYENAYFRPSAELLQSIGSLTDLLQEQKYQQAGPVMRRAAIQMETVLRDQPVDLLACLLEIALRLHSRTPDLAALLMRHSADIAKIHFSSPKHPVRIFTQRLASLDGVEIGALAVEAYACQLKIWQDIWDSNTQNAGDGNEAGLVWITGLALAGGLDQLPLSLVPRLDGIMLRLVEAVKGSEWCTQLLQSTAENGQFQFFVGQSEGKLTQVTMQPIGTPTKVASAQPVARYSLSHLNARYRHFAIEDRSAREAMEIQRLLQTEMGTFFMGMASALEGWLGEVGEYNKAAAVTQYRERFLAAGLADVIQVT encoded by the exons ATGCCTAGCCACGGCAATTGTCAAATACAACTACCCCTTCGTAGCCAAGGGGCTACTGGCCTAGCATCAAAGGAGTGTGCTACCTTGGCTTCGGAAGGGCCGTTCGTGAATCGCCCGCGCGTAACAGAGATAAAGGGTTGGAGAGAATATGAATCGCTAGGTGCATTTCAATGGGAAAGACATAGAGCAACCATAAAAGAGTTATATCTCGATGAAGGAAAAAGACTTAAGGATGTTGCAGATATCATGAGACAAGACTACGCTTTCAATGCCAC CATTAAGATGTATAAGATACGATTGAACAAATGGGGATACTTCAAAAACAATCGAAAGCTCGATACAAAGTCGGTATCGCGAACAAGCAACGGAAGACAAGCGAGAAGCAACCTCATAAACACCGTCGACCTTGCTACTACACTTCAGCCTATCACACTCCGCGACCCAGATGTATACAATATATCGGGCCAcattttctcttccatcagCACCTACATGTGGGGTTCTTGTGAGGATCAAAGATACACAGCCACTGACCTCGCGTGCGCTACTTTCTACGAAAATGCCTATTTCCGGCCCTCCGCAGAGCTGTTACAGTCAATCGGATCGCTTACAGACCTTCTCCAGGAACAAAAGTACCAACAAGCGGGACCAGTGATGCGACGAGCGGCTATACAGATGGAAACTGTTTTGCGGGATCAGCCTGTGGATCTCCTCGCTTGTCTCTTAGAAATCGCACTCCGACTGCACTCGAGGACTCCCGACTTGGCGGCCTTGCTTATGCGGCATTCAGCAGATATAGCGAAAATCCATTTCTCATCACCCAAACACCCTGTACGAATTTTCACACAGCGACTAGCCAGCCTTGATGGTGTCGAGATCGGCGCATTGGCGGTAGAAGCATACGCATGCCAACTAAAAATCTGGCAAGACATCTGGGACAGCAACACACAGAACGCCGGCGACGGCAACGAAGCAGGACTTGTGTGGATAACAGGCTTGGCTCTAGCAGGCGGTCTCGATCAGCTACCGTTAAGCCTAGTCCCGCGTTTGGACGGCATCATGCTGAGATTAGTCGAGGCTGTAAAAGGCTCAGAGTGGTGTACACAGCTACTTCAGTCCACCGCAGAGAATGGTCAATTTCAATTCTTTGTAGGCCAGTCGGAGGGAAAGCTTACACAGGTAACTATGCAGCCGATCGGCACGCCGACTAAGGTAGCCAGTGCTCAGCCTGTCGCTCGCTACAGTCTATCCCATCTGAATGCCCGTTACCGGCATTTTGCGATCGAAGATCGGTCTGCGCGCGAAGCTATGGAAATACAACGGCTGCTCCAGACGGAAATGGGGACCTTCTTTATGGGGATGGCCAGCGCCCTTGAGGGATGGCTGGGTGAAGTCGGAGAGTACAACAAAGCGGCGGCGGTCACACAATATCGCGAAAGGTTTTTGGCTGCTGGATTAGCCGATGTCATCCAAGTCACATAA
- a CDS encoding uncharacterized protein (EggNog:ENOG41), whose product MKSVIVKARPLRCEIIDVPIPEPGPDEVLIKVIYCASNPRDWKAPDHLVPGVEINQGNEMSGVIEIVGSNVYEFRKGDRVAAAHPMQTENGTYAEYSTAPVNTCFLLPPNISFEEACTIPFALCTAAIGFYQRLKIPFPTSPESSRVQTPLVIYGGSSSIGAFTLKLAKMGRFEKIIVVCGSGRPYIESFGVITDFVDYRDCNVVHDLKAALGGKRCFHAVDAIMDGNSFGHLSEVLAPEGARIAVYLPRLDYSCIPASISVAITFFGTVHGQATPISNEVFEEDVDFAYAFFRLVGRWIAEGKMSGHPYEVLPRGLLSVEDGLRMLKEGKVSAKKLIYRVADTPTLEPEYFF is encoded by the exons ATGAAGTCTGTTATCGTTAAAGCACGTCCTCTACGATGTGAAATTATCGATGTTCCCATCCCAGAGCCAGGACCAGATGAAGTCCTCATCAAAGTCATATACTGCGCCAGTAATCCACGCGACTGGAAGGCTCCCGATCACCTTGTCCCTGGTGTTGAAATAAATCAAGGCAATGAAATGTCTGGAGTTATTGAGATCGTTGGGAGCAATGTCTACGAATTCCGGAAAGGCGATCGAGTTGCAGCAGCGCATCCTATGCAGACAGAGAATGGCACGTATGCAGAGTACTCGACTGCTCCTGTGAATACGTGCTTTTTGCTACCTCCAAATATCTCATTTGAAG AGGCTTGTACCATACCGTTTGCCTTATGTACGGCAGCCATTGGGTTTTACCAACGTCTCAAAATACCGTTTCCGACATCCCCGGAGAGCTCACGTGTTCAAACTCCGCTCGTTATCTATGGAGGAAGTTCTTCCATTGGAGCATTTACACTGAAattggcaaagatgggaCGCTTCGAGAAAATCATTGTAGTATGTGGATCCGGAAGACCATATATAGAATCCTTTGGCGTTATTACAGATTTTGTCGACTATCGGGATTGCAACGTCGTTCATGATCTAAAAGCAGCCCTTGGAGGGAAAAGGTGCTTTCatgctgttgatgccatcATGGATGGTAATAGCTTTGGACATCTATCGGAAGTTTTGGCGCCAGAAGGAGCTCGGATAGCTGTATATCTACCCCGTCTAGATTACAGCTGCATTCCTGCATCGATATCTGTTGCCATCACTTTCTTCGGCACCGTCCACGGTCAAGCGACTCCAATTAGCAATGAGGTATTCGAAGAAGATGTAGATTTTGCGTACGCTTTCTTTCGGCTTGTCGGTCGATGGATTGCTGAGGGCAAAATGAGTGGGCACCCATATGAGGTTCTGCCGCGCGGGCTGCTGTCTGTTGAGGATGGTTTACGGATGttgaaggagggaaaagtGAGCGCCAAGAAACTCATCTATAGAGTGGCAGATACGCCTACCCTTGAGCctgaatattttttttga
- a CDS encoding uncharacterized protein (EggNog:ENOG41), with the protein MDSAPAVHPNHQKLIDRARQFFAEVEDLTPGKDLETKLNRDYSIGNTYYDDFCHLIRQALANNEGWVATDEIDGPKYRRTRICAPSESNRFFSITTVYMESDTEYRGQYHLHPYGEINCVIQIDPSAELKGMSGWQGAGWTSPGPGTHHYPEVRGGALVALFFLPAGRISYKLAKPGDPQPIAI; encoded by the exons ATGGACTCAGCCCCCGCCGTCCATCCCAATCACCAGAAGCTCATCGATCGCGCCCGACAATTTTTTGCTGAAGTCGAAGACTT AACTCCAGGCAAAGACCTCGAAACTAAACTGAACCGAGATTATAGCATCGGAAACACTTACTATGACGATTTCTGCCATTTGATTCGACAGGCTCTAGCAAATAACGAGGGCTGGGTTGCAACCGACGAGATAGACGGGCCAAAGTACCGCCGCACCAGGATATGCGCTCCGTCTGAGTCGAACCGCTTCTTCAGCATTACGACTGTTTACATGGAAAGCGATACAGAATACCGTGGCCAATACCACCTCCATCCTTATGGCGAAATCAATTGCGTCATCCAAATAGATCCATCAGCCGAGCTGAAGGGAATGTCAGGGTGGCAAGGCGCTGGCTGGACATCTCCGGGGCCCGGCACTCATCATTATCCTGAAGTCCGTGGAGGGGCGCTGGTGGCGCTTTTCTTCCTACCGGCCGGCCGAATATCGTACAAGCTCGCGAAACCGGGAGATCCGCAGCCGATAGCTATCTGA